In Cynocephalus volans isolate mCynVol1 chromosome 3, mCynVol1.pri, whole genome shotgun sequence, one DNA window encodes the following:
- the LOC134373888 gene encoding probable inactive ribonuclease-like protein 12, with product MIIMVIIFMVLLFWENELSDEVTMLTLEHLHVDYPRNDASVRYCNFMITQRVIKDPDRTCKKEHVFIHERPRKINSICTSPKKVACQNHSTIFCFQSETKFKMTVCQLIEGTRYPACRYHISPTEGFVLVTCDDFGPVNFQGYVD from the coding sequence ATGATAATAATGGTGATAATTTTTATGGTGCTTCTGTTCTGGGAAAATGAGCTGAGTGATGAAGTAACGATGTTAACCTTAGAGCACTTGCACGTGGACTACCCCCGGAACGACGCTTCTGTAAGGTACTGCAACTTCATGATCACACAAAGAGTCATCAAAGACCCTGACCGCACGTGCAAAAAGGAGCATGTCTTCATCCACGAGAGGCCTCGAAAAATTAATAGTATTTGCACTTCTCCCAAGAAAGTGGCTTGCCAAAACcattccaccattttctgcttcCAGAGCgagacaaaattcaaaatgacaGTCTGTCAGCTCATTGAAGGCACCAGATATCCCGCCTGCAGGTACCACATTTCCCCCACGGAGGGGTTTGTTCTTGTCACTTGTGATGACTTTGGACCAGTTAATTTCCAGGGATATGTTGACTAA